Part of the Desulfotomaculum sp. genome, TTTTTTTCATCCAGCTTTTCTTTGGCCTGTATGCCGGTGTTCAACTGCTCCTGAGCCGATTTTACAGAATTTTGGCCTGCCTCAATTCTTTTTTTTACCTCATTTAGTTGTTCCTTATGTTCACCATGCTGCAGCGCGAGTTCTTCTTTTGATCCGGCTTTTGATTCATTCAAGACGAATCTTAGTTCATTCGACTTGTCGTCATTGCTCTTTTTAAGCTCTTTGGCCGATTCTTTCAGCGTATCCTCTATCTGGCGAAAAAACTCCGCCCTGAAGAGGGTTTCCAGGATTACCTGCCGCTCCTTGGAGTCCGCAGTTAGAAGTCTGCGGAATTCTCCCTGGGGAAGCATGACCACCTGACGGAACTGACTGCTCTTGAACCCCAGCAGCGCTTCGATCTTTTCCGTGACTTTGTTCCACCCGCCGGCCAGCACTGTTCCTTCTTCATCGTCATTGATCAAACCGGTCCTTTTCCAAAGGGCAGCGTTTGCGCTCATTACGGCTGTGCCGGCGCCCCGGCGGCGCGGCCTTTCCTGTTCAGGATTGCGTTTAATCCGGTAAACCTCGGCGCCGGCGCTGAAATCAAAGGTCAGTTCGGTAGCCACGGACAAATCCGCATGATCGCTGCGCATCTGCCTGCCGTCCCGCAAGGCTCCGCTGCTCTCGCCATAGAGAGCGAAACACATCGCGTCGAGAATGGCTGTCTTGCCTGAACCCGTCGGCCCGTGAATTAAAAAAAAGGAGCGGCTGCCAAGTTCCCTGAAATCGATAACCTGTGTCCCGGCGTAAGGCCCGAAGGCGCTCATCGAAAGCTTAAGCGGCCTCATACCGTCGCCTTCCTTTCCTGCCTGTACAGGTTTTCGACGGTATCCTTAAATACCTGGAGCTGTTCCGCCGGCAGGGCTGCCCCCGTCACCTGCTCAAAAAAAGATGAAAATAGACTGGTTTCGCTCAACCCCCGGTGATCACCACCGGGGCCGCACAGTTCCAGGCCCTCAGCCAGAAAAGGCCTTTCGATGTGCAGCACATTCGGGTAAACATTGCGCAGCTTGCCTATCGCGTCCAGTATAGCGCCGGAGTCAGTCAAAGTGACTTTTAAATAATCATCCCTGCTCTCACCGCTGCGGGGCCCGGCCAGGATATCGTTGAGCAGCCCTTCCAAACAGCGGACATCCCTGCGGTGGGTAAGGTAAACCTCTTCAATGGTTGTTTTGCCAAGCCTGTCCATTTCCACAAGGGCCACCGATTTCCTGTGGCCCGCTTCGGAAAAAGAATATTTCATCAGGGAACCGGAATAACGGATATTTTCCCTCCCGGCGTACTGCGGCCTGTGCAGGTGCCCAAGGGCAGCGTAGTGAAAGTCAAAAAAATGCTCCGGGTCTACAAACCCGGAACCTTCTATGGAAAGGGGACGCTCCGATTCGCTGACCTCTCCGCCAACTACAAAAGCGTGGCCAACCAGGATCAAGCGTGCGCCGGTGGGGATATTTACAGTTAACTGCTTAATTATGTAAGCCATTGCCTCATTGTGATCATGAATATCCTTGACCGAAAATTTTTCCCGCACAACCGGAGGATCGGCATAAGGCAGAGGGTAAATGTAAACCGTACCGTCCGCATCATGAATTTCTACCGGAGCAATATTTTTATCCAACACCCCGGCAATGTGGAGCCCCTGCCGGGCTAATAGCCTGGCAGCGAACCCCACCCTCTCGGGGCTGTCGTGGTTGCCGGCAATTAAAACAACCGGAACCCGGCAGTCCAAAAGAATGCGGGAAAGCACATCGTCAAGAAGGCTGACAACCTCTGCGGGGGGCGCCGCACGGTCGTAAATATCGCCGGCGATTAAAACAGCATCCGGTTTCGAGTAGCTGACCAGCCTGATAAAATCTTCAAGTATATAAGCCTGATCATCTGTTAAATGCGTCCCGTAAAAAATTCTCCCCAGGTGCCAGTCGGAGGTATGAATAAATCGCATATTAACTCTCCTCTTGCAGGTTTTAATAATTTTCCCTGAATACCTTAATACATTTCCAGAAAGGTGGTTGTTCTTTTAGTTCCTTTTCATTGTCTTTGTGGATTATTAAATCAGGGCTGTTAACCAGATTTGATATGAGCGGTCTCTGGGGTTATATATTTTACATATTTCGCCATCTCATATCAGTTATCCTTCTACCTGCAAATATCCGAATATGCAGAATGTATGTGTACGGCATTGGTCTTCCTTTTGGTTGCAGTAGTTATTCAACAAATTATCTTAATTCAAATTTCGCCTTTAGTCACGGATATCTTTTGCTCTTTATCTTGACACGCTAATGTGGCAGGGGTATTATTAATAAAATTAGTTAATTGGGGATATTGTGGTTATTGTGGTATATAACCACCTCTATATTGATTTATAATTCCAGGAACAGTAAAAGCTGTTCTTATGGCAACTTCTTCCTTAACGTGTCTCTCAGGGGAAGTGACCGGATGTTCTACGCGTTGGTGAAGTTAATTTCTAGGTATTTATTGTGGCTTTTTGGGAATACTGTCATTGCCGGGCAAGCCAACATCCCCCGCACAGGTCCGATGATTATAGTGTCCAACCACATCAGTCTGCTGGACGGTCTCCTTTTATTGGCGTTCTGGCCGCGACGGGTTACATTCCTATCGGTAGCCTACCTGTTCAAGATGCCGATAGTGGGAGCTCTTTTACGCGCTATTGGCGCCATCCCGGTGCAGAACGAGGGAAGTGAATTGGCGGGAATAAGGAGAGCCTTGAAGGTATTGCAGGAAGAAGGCGCCCTGGTTTTTTTTCCCGAAGGCCATCTTGGCGCCGGTGACCAGCTTCTGCCATTCCAAACAGGATGGGCGTATCTGGCTTTGAAGGCAGGAGCGCCTGTCCTGCCGGTGGCTATCAAGGGTACCAGCACAGCACTGCCGGTAGGCGCCGCCTTCCCGCGCCGATGTAAAATCTACATGCAAATCGGGGCTCCCTGGACATTGGAAAAGGCCCGGCGACCAAGGCAGGAGACCCTGGCGGTTTTGAATATGAGGCTGGTCAGCCAAATGGAACAAATGTTAAATGAGATTACGTCTATAGAGGGAGGCCGGTAAGATGAAAGAAAGGCCGCGAATCGGCCTGGCCCTTGGGGGCGGCGGTGCAAGAGGTTACGCCCATCTAGGAGTGATTAAGGCCTTACAGGAGGCGGACATCCCTATTGATATTATCGCCGGAACCAGCATGGGGGCAGTGGTAGGCGCCGCCTTCGCTATGGGGTACCGGACCGAAGAACTGGTGGATATAGCCCTTCAGATGAGTTGGCGGCGGTTGTTGAGTCTGGCAGACCCGACTATACCCCATCATGGTGTAATTGCCGGCAACCGGTTGGAAAAGTATTTTCAAACATTAACCTGTGGGAGGAGGTTTGACCAACTGGAAAAAACTCTAGTCGTTATCGCCACCGACATAAATACAGGGGAAGAAGTGCGGCTTGACTCAGGTCCGGTTGCCCGGGCTTTAAGAGCCAGCACCGCAGTGCCGGGAATCTTTTGCCCGGTCAATTCAGAACGGCGCTATCTGGTAGATGGGTCGGTAACTACACCTGTGCCGGCGGCGGCAACCCAGGAGGCGGGAGCGAATGTGGTTGTGGCCGTGGATGTTTGCTCGACGGTGGACCGGACTGATGTCCTGGCGCAGGCATGGAAGTGGTGGAAGAAGATACCTCCCATGCAAACTTATGGCCTGATAGGTATGCCGGGTTTCTTAAGTTTCTTTAAACGGGCGCTGCCCGAGAGCATCAACATTGTCGGCCGTTCAATGGAACTGAACGACTGTCACATTGAGATTTCCTTTCCAGCGACTCCCACTGCGCAATACTGGCTGTTGAGGCCGGCGGTGGAAAACGTAAGATGGTATGAGTTTCACCGGGTCCGTGAGTGCATCCAGGCAGGCGAAGCTGTAGGACGGCAGGTAGCTGGACAGATTAATGCTTTGCTTAAAAAAGGTAATTTCACCTAAGGAACCGGAAATCAAACCGGCAGAAAAAGATAAGTAATCGAAAGACGGGCAACTCTTGACTGGCAGGCACACAGGGGATAATAATATGAAGTGACAGAAATAACTAACTTAAGGAGAAGAATATAATGCGCATCACCCGGCGACGAATAGACTTTCTGCAAAAAATTAAACAGCTTTATGAAACAACCAACCTGCCGGTACATTATGCCAGGGTGGCCGAACTGCTGAAAGTCAGCAAGTGGAGCGCTTATGAGATGATGAAAACGTTGGAAAAGGAAGGCCTTTTAGCCAGCCAATATGAAGTTAACCAGGGAGAAAAATTTCCCGGCCGGGCTATGGTACTCTTCACACCCACACACATGGGTGATCTGGTTCTGTCCGGGGAAGCCTTGAAGGAGAAGATCCCTATCAAGGAATGGCAACAAGTTAATGAAAGGCTATTGTCTCTGTGTGAAAAACTAAAAAAAGCCAATACCAAGGAAATAGTCGAACAACTGATGGCTGAATTGCCTGGTCTGGAAAGCCCCCTGATTTTCAGCGCATATATGATAGTCCTCTTAATCGCTCAATTGCAAACCATCAGTGAAAAGGGTGTCGGACTGGTTAAAAATGTAGTGATGAATACGATCAAGGCGGAAACAGGACTGATCATTTTTGCCGGCGCCGTCATGGGCAGCATGTTGAAAACAGCCAACCAGTTTCCGCTGCTGTTCCAGATTGTCAGCTATATGGACAGATTCCAAGCCAACCTGGCTGAACTTAATCAATCCGAACACGCCCTGCTGATGAATTTCTTTGAGGAGACACTGGAAAAAGCAACGTAAGTTTTTACAGGATATTTGGGTATATTGAGGTTGAGGAGCCATAGCCTTAACCAGGAAAGCTGCGGAAAAACTGGTTGATGAACTGGTGAAAAAGGAGAAGTATGCCGGGAAGAAGCCAAGGACATGGTAAATGATATGGTGCAGGATTTCCTCTAATAACAGCTTCAGGGAGTATTCCAGGCTGCGTATCCGGCCATCGGTATCATACTGTTCTTTTGAAGCCGACAGCTTCTCCTCTATTCCCGAAAGCTCAGACCTCTTACGGCGGATTTCTTCAACCAGGCGGGCGGCCTGCATAATTTTCTCTTGTACTTTGATGTCCTGCAGCGCCCCTTCCGTTTCACTTCTCACGGTTTCGGCAGTTTTAATAATCCAGTCATTCAACAGCTGGCCGGGGTTTTTATACTTCTGGAAGAGTTCCTCCAAACCGCCTTCTCCGTCATTTATCTTGGCAATCACATTTTTCCATTTATCCTGGGCAATCCCGAATTCAGCCAGGCGCCTGACGTAGCGATCCCCGTCGTCCTCGGGGAAAAAACTGAAAACAAACGGATCTTTTCTTTCCTTTTCGGACAACATTTCTCTGGCTTCCCGAAACGGCGTCACATCCAGAACACCACCGTTTTTGTCCACAAGAGCGATGTGGGCAATATCAAAAGCATTGGCGCCGGTATATTTCGAGGTAAAGGTAAAATACCTGATCCGGTTCTTCTCATTTTCCATCCCCGGCGCTTCCGCAGGCACAATCCCGATACCGGTAAGAAGGTACCCGCCGGCGCCGTCAAGCTTCCACTCAATCATAATGTACGCCGGCAGCTTTTTCTTGCGAAAAAACGCCGCTATATTACGGCCCTGGATCTTGATACACGGTATCACCGGCTGGAGAAAAAGCTGGACCAATACACTTTTACCGCCCCAGTTGGCCAGGTTTAAAAGAACATTCTCCCCGCCATGGAAATTGAAAGTTTCATCAAGAATGCGCCGGGAATCGTTGTTGTAAGAAAACTCTTCAGATATTCGTACAACTCCTTAAACCTGAATCCATCCGCTTTGAGCGCTGCAAACCTCAGAATGCCGCGGACGAATAAGAGGGGATTCAACAGTTTCCACAGGAAGGGGATGACTTTTTCATCGCATCTTTCCAGCCGCATTAAATTTTCTTGTTCAAAATCAAAGTTTTTGGTCAGTGAGAGAGTGAAGGAGTCCGCTATGGTCTCCTTGTATATCTTTGACAGACCGTGCCGTTCAAGAATTAATCCTTTCTATTCTTCGATCGTGGTATTGATATTTCTCCTTATAACGGCAA contains:
- a CDS encoding exonuclease sbcCD subunit D, with translation MRFIHTSDWHLGRIFYGTHLTDDQAYILEDFIRLVSYSKPDAVLIAGDIYDRAAPPAEVVSLLDDVLSRILLDCRVPVVLIAGNHDSPERVGFAARLLARQGLHIAGVLDKNIAPVEIHDADGTVYIYPLPYADPPVVREKFSVKDIHDHNEAMAYIIKQLTVNIPTGARLILVGHAFVVGGEVSESERPLSIEGSGFVDPEHFFDFHYAALGHLHRPQYAGRENIRYSGSLMKYSFSEAGHRKSVALVEMDRLGKTTIEEVYLTHRRDVRCLEGLLNDILAGPRSGESRDDYLKVTLTDSGAILDAIGKLRNVYPNVLHIERPFLAEGLELCGPGGDHRGLSETSLFSSFFEQVTGAALPAEQLQVFKDTVENLYRQERKATV
- a CDS encoding 1-acyl-sn-glycerol-3-phosphate acyltransferase; translation: MFYALVKLISRYLLWLFGNTVIAGQANIPRTGPMIIVSNHISLLDGLLLLAFWPRRVTFLSVAYLFKMPIVGALLRAIGAIPVQNEGSELAGIRRALKVLQEEGALVFFPEGHLGAGDQLLPFQTGWAYLALKAGAPVLPVAIKGTSTALPVGAAFPRRCKIYMQIGAPWTLEKARRPRQETLAVLNMRLVSQMEQMLNEITSIEGGR
- a CDS encoding phospholipase, whose product is MKERPRIGLALGGGGARGYAHLGVIKALQEADIPIDIIAGTSMGAVVGAAFAMGYRTEELVDIALQMSWRRLLSLADPTIPHHGVIAGNRLEKYFQTLTCGRRFDQLEKTLVVIATDINTGEEVRLDSGPVARALRASTAVPGIFCPVNSERRYLVDGSVTTPVPAAATQEAGANVVVAVDVCSTVDRTDVLAQAWKWWKKIPPMQTYGLIGMPGFLSFFKRALPESINIVGRSMELNDCHIEISFPATPTAQYWLLRPAVENVRWYEFHRVRECIQAGEAVGRQVAGQINALLKKGNFT